The proteins below come from a single Argentina anserina chromosome 1, drPotAnse1.1, whole genome shotgun sequence genomic window:
- the LOC126802911 gene encoding autophagy-related protein 8C-like — MLYAICLLSFTILTTFIKRSACKAFAIVAQTSIIEGDTAILNALVTSKEVCDQPWPEAARIREKYPDRISVIVEKDERSDIPDIDKKKYLVPADLTVGQFVYVVRKRIKLSAEKAIFTFIKNILPPTAAMMSAIYEENKDEDDFLYMTYSGENTFGSL; from the exons ATGTTGTATGCAATCTGCCTTCTGAGTTTCACAATTCTGACGACATTTATCAAGAGGAGCGCCTGTAAGGCCTTTGCAATTGTTGCCCAAACAAGTATTATAGAGGGAGATACTGCAATTCTTAATGCATTGGTCACG TCAAAAGAGGTTTGTGATCAACCATGGCCAGAAGCTGCTCGTATCAGGGAGAAGTATCCTGACAGAATTTCAGTTATTGTGGAGAAAGATGAAAGAAGTGACATACCAGACATCGACAAGAAGAAGTATCTGGTTCCTGCTGATCTAACTGTTGGGCAGTTTGTTTATGTGGTTCGGAAGAGGATAAAGCTTAGTGCTGAGAAGGCCATATTTACATTTATCAAGAACATTTTGCCACCTACTGCTGCAATGATGTCGGCAATCTATGAGGAAAACAAAGATGAGGATGATTTCCTCTATATGACTTACAGTGGAGAAAATACA